The following nucleotide sequence is from Roseivirga sp. BDSF3-8.
CGGTTATATTCATGCAGTGCCAGAAGTATAGCAAGGTAAAGAGAGTAAAATAGCTGGGTAGCCACGGCGCTCCAGTTTTCGATCATGCATGAGCCAAAAATCAGGGTGAGCATGATAATGGAGGCTGATGTTAAGGCCAGCCGTGAAAACAACCCCACCAGAAGTAATAAGCCAAGGGCGAGTTCGGCAAATGGTAAGGCGTAAGCAAAAGGTGTTACAAGCCACTGGGGTAAGGGTGAGCCGGAAAACTCTCCTGTCATCCACTGGCTGAAACCATCCAGCTTGGGCATCCTGATAAGGCCATGCCCTGTAAAGCTACCCCCTACTGCTAACCTGGCGAACAGGTAAGCGCTAAATTTATTGGCTGTCATATGATTGGTTTTATTTAAACAATCCGGAGGGTGCCGGATGGTTGTAAATACTTAATTGATTGTGAGTTAGGACATGCTTTGGTGTCTTCGGATTCTCCATTTTAAATAAAACAGGCTCCTGAACATACATCCATGTTAAACTTTTTCGTATATTATTTGGGGAATCATTCATTGTTTAAAACCACTTTCGGGTCACTCGGTTATTAAGATCATACTCTTTTTGAGCGGAGAAGGTACATGAAGACACAGAAATTCAACAACATTACGGTAAGGCGCTACCTGCGAAATGAAATGAGCAGGCAAGAGGAAGCTGCTTTTAAGAAAATACT
It contains:
- a CDS encoding DoxX family membrane protein, giving the protein MTANKFSAYLFARLAVGGSFTGHGLIRMPKLDGFSQWMTGEFSGSPLPQWLVTPFAYALPFAELALGLLLLVGLFSRLALTSASIIMLTLIFGSCMIENWSAVATQLFYSLYLAILLALHEYNRYSLDYKLGIA